In a single window of the Rhizobiaceae bacterium genome:
- the radA gene encoding DNA repair protein RadA codes for MAKTRVQFVCQACGNVSSRWAGKCEACGEWNTLVEEGTAGGIGSGPASLRSPRKGRAVALATLSGDIEDAPRIVSGIGELDRATGGGFVRGSALLVGGDPGIGKSTLLMQAAAALARQGHRIVYVSGEEAVAQVRLRARRLGAADAPVELAAETNVEDILTTIGEGKRPDLVILDSIQTLWTDLADSAPGTVTQVRAAAQAIIRYAKSTGAAVVLVGHVTKEGQIAGPRVVEHMVDGVLYFEGEGGHHYRILRTVKNRFGPTDEIGVFEMSDKGLREVANPSELFLGERHAAAPGAAVFAGMEGTRPVLVEIQALVAPSPLGTPRRAVVGWDNSRLSMVLAVLEAHCGVRFSTNDVYLNVAGGYRIAEPAADLAVAAALVSSLTGLALPADCVYFGEISLSGAIRPVAHAQQRLKEARKLGFVQAVSPVAGSRDDEQTQSAGVAEFQPTTLADLVARIAGSKRGRADG; via the coding sequence ATGGCAAAAACGCGCGTTCAGTTTGTGTGCCAGGCATGCGGCAATGTCTCTTCGCGCTGGGCGGGCAAGTGCGAGGCCTGCGGCGAGTGGAACACGCTCGTCGAGGAAGGGACGGCAGGCGGCATCGGTTCCGGTCCCGCAAGCCTGCGCAGTCCGCGCAAGGGCAGGGCGGTGGCGCTTGCCACGCTTTCGGGCGACATTGAAGACGCGCCACGCATCGTCAGCGGCATCGGCGAGCTTGACCGCGCGACGGGCGGCGGCTTCGTTCGAGGATCTGCTTTGCTGGTGGGCGGCGATCCCGGTATCGGCAAGTCAACGCTTCTGATGCAGGCCGCCGCCGCGCTCGCGCGTCAGGGTCACCGGATCGTGTATGTTTCTGGCGAAGAAGCGGTTGCGCAGGTTCGATTGCGCGCACGAAGGCTGGGCGCGGCTGACGCCCCGGTAGAACTTGCCGCCGAAACCAATGTGGAGGATATCCTGACAACCATCGGGGAGGGCAAGCGCCCCGATCTCGTCATTCTCGATTCCATCCAGACACTTTGGACGGACCTTGCTGATTCGGCTCCGGGAACCGTCACACAGGTGCGCGCGGCGGCTCAGGCGATAATTCGCTACGCGAAATCCACAGGTGCCGCGGTGGTGCTGGTCGGCCACGTCACGAAGGAAGGGCAGATCGCCGGACCGCGCGTCGTGGAGCACATGGTGGACGGGGTCCTCTATTTCGAGGGCGAGGGCGGGCACCACTATCGCATCCTGCGCACAGTGAAGAACCGCTTCGGCCCGACCGACGAAATCGGCGTTTTCGAAATGTCGGACAAGGGCCTGCGCGAGGTCGCCAATCCGTCCGAACTGTTCCTCGGCGAGCGCCACGCGGCCGCGCCCGGCGCGGCGGTTTTCGCCGGAATGGAAGGCACGCGTCCGGTCCTCGTCGAGATTCAGGCGCTGGTTGCTCCATCACCGCTCGGGACGCCGCGCCGCGCCGTTGTCGGCTGGGACAATTCCCGCCTTTCGATGGTCCTCGCGGTGTTGGAAGCGCATTGCGGCGTGCGCTTCTCGACCAATGATGTCTATCTCAATGTGGCCGGCGGATATCGCATTGCGGAGCCCGCTGCCGACCTTGCCGTCGCGGCGGCGCTCGTGTCGTCGCTCACCGGTCTTGCCCTGCCCGCCGATTGCGTCTATTTCGGCGAAATCAGCCTCTCGGGCGCCATAAGGCCGGTTGCGCATGCGCAGCAGCGACTTAAGGAAGCCAGGAAGCTGGGTTTTGTTCAGGCTGTGTCGCCGGTTGCAGGCTCGCGGGACGACGAGCAGACGCAGTCGGCAGGTGTCGCCGAGTTCCAGCCGACGACCTTGGCGGATCTGGTGGCGCGCATTGCCGGGTCGAAACGGGGACGGGCGGACGGTTGA
- a CDS encoding 2-acyl-glycerophospho-ethanolamine acyltransferase: MILTGKILLLLFAAYTAYCGWLTYRLGLSFRQALFYAPLKLAYRIDDSSVGGIRSVPPAVIYVISHRSRLEPALALSLLPEETLHILDARSAKSARLEPYRELARTIAFNTEHLFINRRLVRHLRRGGRLAVYLPEGIQPDTKEFRLYRAVSRIAESGRAAIVPLHFEGTWLTPFAFRKQERRKLLPRIRVAALPAKTVLELASTNGQRGSSHALYARLSEVCKPEENAKAA; encoded by the coding sequence ATGATCCTGACGGGAAAGATCCTGCTGCTATTGTTCGCAGCCTACACCGCGTATTGCGGCTGGCTGACCTACCGGCTCGGATTATCGTTCCGCCAGGCGCTGTTCTACGCACCGCTGAAACTGGCCTATCGCATAGATGACAGTAGCGTGGGCGGGATACGATCCGTGCCGCCTGCGGTGATCTATGTCATCAGCCACCGTTCGCGTCTGGAGCCGGCGCTTGCCCTGTCTCTTCTACCGGAAGAGACCTTGCACATTCTGGACGCCCGTTCGGCTAAGTCCGCACGGCTGGAGCCCTATCGCGAATTGGCGCGGACGATAGCGTTCAACACCGAGCATCTTTTCATCAACCGCAGGCTGGTGCGCCATCTGCGCAGGGGCGGCAGGCTGGCGGTCTATCTTCCGGAAGGAATACAACCCGACACCAAGGAATTCAGGCTGTATCGCGCCGTCAGCCGAATTGCCGAAAGTGGGCGTGCCGCAATCGTGCCCCTCCATTTCGAAGGAACGTGGCTCACGCCCTTTGCATTCAGGAAGCAGGAACGGAGGAAGCTGCTGCCGCGCATTCGCGTTGCGGCGCTGCCTGCAAAAACAGTCCTCGAACTTGCATCGACAAATGGACAGCGCGGATCATCGCACGCGCTCTATGCGCGACTGAGCGAGGTGTGCAAGCCTGAGGAAAACGCGAAAGCAGCCTGA
- a CDS encoding cyclopropane-fatty-acyl-phospholipid synthase family protein: MNIFLRRVLDRLVKTGNLTVSGPGGTSHKFGDGSGDPVHVAIHSARAQRAIAFDPMLAMPEAYMDGELDFIEGDVLSMLHLAYRNMGPNGSIEASWTRAVEGVRIAFRRLQQLNSPRRSRRNVARHYDLSADLYRLFLDEDMQYSCAYFESPEMTLEQAQLAKKRHLAAKLAIRPGQNVLDIGCGWGGLGLYLARTFDVDVLGVTLSTEQHSIAVQRAQAEHLDGRVHFEMKDYREINERFDRIISVGMFEHVGVNHYRTFFDQAAKLLKPDGVMVLHSIGRFGPPVATNAFIRKHIFPGGYIPALSEVLPAIEKAGLMTTDVEILRLHYAETLKHWRDRFLANREKAKAIYDERFCRMWDFYLAGSEAAFRWQDLMVFQIQLTRRNDTLPIARNYMEKCEKALALRDAAEPAPQSRKTRKARSK; the protein is encoded by the coding sequence ATGAACATTTTCCTCCGTCGCGTTCTCGACCGCCTTGTGAAGACCGGAAACCTGACTGTTTCCGGCCCAGGTGGCACCTCGCACAAATTCGGTGACGGCAGCGGTGACCCGGTTCACGTTGCAATTCATTCGGCGCGTGCGCAGCGCGCGATTGCCTTCGATCCGATGCTCGCCATGCCCGAGGCATATATGGACGGTGAGCTCGATTTCATCGAAGGTGATGTGCTTTCGATGCTGCACCTTGCCTATCGCAATATGGGACCGAACGGCAGCATCGAGGCAAGCTGGACGCGTGCCGTCGAGGGTGTGCGCATTGCCTTCAGGCGGTTGCAGCAACTGAACTCGCCCCGGCGCTCGCGGCGCAACGTTGCCCGGCACTACGATCTTTCGGCGGACCTCTACCGGCTCTTTCTGGACGAGGACATGCAATATTCCTGCGCCTATTTCGAAAGCCCCGAAATGACGCTCGAACAGGCTCAACTCGCCAAGAAGCGGCACCTCGCCGCGAAGCTCGCGATCAGGCCGGGCCAAAATGTGCTGGACATTGGTTGCGGCTGGGGCGGGCTGGGCCTCTATCTCGCGCGTACTTTCGACGTCGATGTGCTCGGCGTTACTCTTTCAACCGAGCAGCATTCGATTGCTGTGCAGCGAGCGCAGGCCGAACATCTCGATGGCCGCGTTCATTTCGAGATGAAGGACTACCGCGAGATAAACGAACGCTTTGACCGCATCATCTCAGTCGGAATGTTCGAGCATGTGGGCGTAAATCACTACCGGACTTTCTTCGATCAGGCCGCGAAGCTTCTTAAGCCGGATGGCGTCATGGTGCTGCACTCCATTGGCCGTTTCGGGCCGCCGGTGGCCACCAATGCATTCATCCGCAAGCATATTTTTCCCGGCGGTTATATTCCGGCGCTCTCTGAAGTGCTGCCCGCAATCGAAAAAGCCGGCCTCATGACGACAGATGTCGAAATCCTGAGGCTGCACTATGCCGAAACACTGAAGCACTGGCGCGACCGGTTCCTGGCGAACCGCGAGAAGGCCAAGGCGATTTATGACGAGCGTTTCTGCCGCATGTGGGATTTCTATCTGGCCGGGTCGGAAGCTGCTTTTCGGTGGCAGGATCTCATGGTGTTTCAAATCCAGCTCACGCGTCGCAACGATACTTTGCCGATTGCGCGCAATTACATGGAAAAGTGCGAGAAGGCACTCGCGCTCCGCGACGCTGCAGAACCCGCGCCGCAATCGCGAAAGACGCGCAAGGCACGCAGCAAATAG
- a CDS encoding CvpA family protein, which yields MPITLLDGIVVGFTLVSAMLAMVRGFSREVLSIASWAAAAAAAYFFYKPVIPYVQPYIDNEQLAMIAAAGIVFLVALIIVTLITMKIADFIIDSRIGALDRTLGFLYGAARGVLVVAVALLFFNWLVGTNPPAWVANAKSRPLLDSVGAWIEGLMPDDPENSILKRLKPGAQTPAEGEQGAAPEGANEAPAADGSTEPAPDADAPADDAVPPATNN from the coding sequence ATGCCAATCACGCTGCTTGACGGAATTGTCGTCGGCTTCACGCTGGTATCAGCAATGCTTGCGATGGTGCGGGGCTTTTCGCGCGAGGTGCTTTCGATAGCCTCTTGGGCGGCTGCCGCTGCCGCAGCCTATTTCTTCTACAAGCCCGTCATTCCCTACGTGCAGCCCTATATCGACAATGAGCAGCTCGCGATGATCGCGGCGGCCGGCATTGTCTTTCTCGTCGCGCTGATCATCGTGACCCTCATCACCATGAAGATTGCCGACTTCATCATCGATTCGCGCATTGGCGCGCTCGATCGTACCCTCGGTTTCCTCTATGGCGCGGCGCGGGGCGTACTCGTCGTCGCCGTGGCGCTGCTGTTCTTCAACTGGCTCGTCGGCACAAATCCGCCTGCTTGGGTCGCGAACGCGAAATCCCGTCCTTTGCTCGACAGCGTGGGGGCGTGGATCGAAGGTCTGATGCCTGATGATCCTGAGAACTCGATCCTCAAGCGTCTGAAGCCCGGCGCGCAGACACCCGCCGAGGGCGAGCAGGGTGCGGCCCCGGAAGGGGCCAATGAAGCGCCAGCGGCTGACGGTTCGACCGAGCCCGCGCCGGATGCCGATGCGCCTGCGGATGATGCGGTTCCGCCTGCGACAAACAATTAG
- a CDS encoding methyltransferase type 11, with amino-acid sequence MELPPRLRAAIDGMLEGVPLSALQAASANLSQRYRSEVRDGRLHLSDALAIKAYLAARMPATYAAIRTSFAMLDDALPGFSPLSLLDAGAGPGTVLWAATDCWPSLERAEMLDASSEAANMGRTLSRDLPGIESRWSEGDATLALETAPAVDLVTLAYVLDELPPQAIPGLVVRLWRAAKQVLVIVEPGTPAGWHRILQSRDILLGEGAHIAAPCAHEKPCPLKAPDWCHFSRRVARARMHRLAKGGEAPWEDEKFIFLAATRTATAPRSARVIAPPRQGKGRIDLKLCAPDGQTDYRTVSKRQNETFRIARRVEWGDAVDEF; translated from the coding sequence GTGGAGCTTCCACCACGATTGCGCGCCGCAATTGATGGAATGCTGGAAGGCGTACCGCTTTCGGCATTGCAGGCGGCGAGCGCAAATCTTTCCCAACGGTACCGCTCCGAGGTTCGCGACGGACGGCTACACCTTTCCGACGCGCTGGCCATAAAGGCGTATCTTGCGGCGCGCATGCCTGCGACCTACGCGGCAATCCGGACGAGCTTTGCGATGCTCGACGACGCGCTGCCGGGTTTCTCGCCGTTGAGCTTGCTCGATGCGGGCGCTGGCCCGGGGACGGTGCTTTGGGCCGCGACCGACTGCTGGCCCTCGCTGGAACGGGCCGAGATGCTTGATGCCAGTTCCGAAGCCGCGAATATGGGGCGCACGCTGTCGCGGGATTTGCCCGGTATCGAAAGCCGCTGGTCGGAGGGTGACGCAACGCTTGCCCTTGAGACGGCACCGGCGGTGGATCTGGTGACACTTGCCTATGTGCTGGACGAATTGCCGCCGCAAGCGATTCCTGGCCTAGTCGTGCGGCTTTGGCGTGCAGCAAAGCAAGTCCTGGTCATTGTCGAACCGGGGACGCCCGCGGGCTGGCATCGCATCCTTCAGTCGCGCGATATTCTTCTCGGCGAGGGCGCGCACATTGCCGCGCCCTGCGCGCATGAAAAACCATGTCCGCTCAAAGCGCCTGACTGGTGCCATTTTTCCCGACGCGTGGCGCGGGCGCGCATGCATCGACTGGCGAAAGGCGGCGAAGCGCCGTGGGAGGACGAGAAGTTCATATTTCTCGCTGCGACGCGGACTGCGACCGCACCGCGCAGCGCGCGCGTCATCGCCCCTCCGCGACAGGGGAAAGGCCGCATCGACCTCAAGCTCTGCGCGCCGGATGGCCAGACGGACTACCGCACCGTTTCCAAACGGCAGAACGAAACATTCCGCATTGCGCGCCGCGTTGAATGGGGAGATGCTGTGGACGAGTTCTGA
- a CDS encoding replicative DNA helicase codes for MAEAARKFQVAETPLYREAPNNVEAEQALLGAILVNNDAYYRVSDFLRAEHFFEPLHRKIFEVGAELIRMGKMANPVTMKNFVPAEEKVGDMTVSHYLARLAAEAVTVINAGDYGRAIYELATRRALISVGEDMVNVAYDAPVDMSPREQIETAERRLFELAETGRYDGGFESFTDAVKTAVDMANAAYMRDGGLSGISTGIRDLDRRMGGLQPSDLIVLAGRPGMGKTSLATNIAFNIAHAYEPAQQADGSFKASNGGVIGFFSLEMSSEQLATRIISEQTEIPSSKIRRGEITESDFEKLVACSQTMQKIPLFIDQTGGISIAQLAARARRLKRQRGLDVIVIDYIQLMTGSSKRAGENRVQEITEITTGLKALAKELGVPIVALSQLSRQVESRDDKRPQLSDLRESGSIEQDADVVLFVYRDEYYLKNREPKPGTEDYLKWENEMNEARGKAEVIIAKQRHGPTGTVQMGFQGEFTRFFDLADDSHLPERME; via the coding sequence ATGGCCGAGGCAGCACGCAAATTCCAGGTGGCGGAAACGCCACTTTATCGTGAGGCTCCCAATAATGTGGAGGCGGAACAGGCGTTGTTGGGCGCAATTCTGGTCAACAACGACGCCTATTACCGCGTTTCGGATTTCTTGAGGGCGGAGCACTTTTTCGAGCCGCTCCACCGGAAGATTTTCGAGGTTGGCGCTGAGCTCATCCGCATGGGCAAGATGGCCAATCCGGTGACGATGAAGAACTTCGTTCCCGCGGAAGAAAAGGTTGGCGACATGACGGTGTCGCACTATCTGGCGCGCCTTGCCGCCGAAGCCGTCACTGTGATTAACGCCGGCGACTATGGCCGCGCCATCTATGAGCTTGCCACGCGCCGCGCGCTGATTTCGGTGGGCGAGGACATGGTGAACGTCGCTTATGACGCGCCCGTGGATATGTCGCCGCGCGAGCAGATCGAAACGGCAGAGCGCCGCCTGTTCGAACTGGCCGAAACAGGCCGCTACGACGGCGGATTCGAGAGCTTCACCGATGCGGTCAAGACCGCCGTGGACATGGCCAATGCCGCCTATATGCGCGACGGCGGTCTGTCCGGCATATCGACCGGCATCCGGGACCTGGACAGGCGAATGGGAGGGCTGCAGCCCTCGGATCTCATCGTGCTCGCGGGACGCCCCGGCATGGGAAAGACATCGCTTGCGACGAACATCGCCTTCAATATCGCCCACGCATACGAGCCCGCGCAGCAGGCTGACGGATCGTTCAAGGCAAGCAATGGCGGCGTGATCGGCTTCTTTTCGCTCGAAATGTCGTCCGAGCAATTGGCCACCCGTATCATCTCCGAGCAGACGGAGATTCCCTCGTCCAAGATCAGGCGAGGCGAAATCACCGAATCCGATTTCGAAAAGCTGGTGGCTTGTTCGCAGACCATGCAGAAAATTCCGCTCTTCATCGACCAGACCGGCGGCATTTCCATTGCGCAGCTTGCGGCGCGCGCCCGACGCCTCAAGCGCCAGCGCGGGCTGGATGTGATCGTCATCGACTATATCCAGCTCATGACCGGCTCATCGAAGCGGGCGGGCGAAAACCGGGTGCAGGAAATCACCGAAATCACCACCGGCCTCAAGGCGTTGGCGAAGGAACTTGGCGTGCCGATTGTGGCGTTGTCACAATTGTCGCGTCAGGTGGAAAGCCGCGACGACAAGCGGCCGCAACTGTCAGACCTTCGCGAATCCGGCTCCATCGAGCAGGACGCCGATGTCGTCTTATTCGTCTATCGCGATGAATATTACCTCAAGAACCGCGAGCCCAAGCCCGGAACAGAGGACTATCTGAAGTGGGAAAATGAGATGAACGAGGCGCGTGGGAAGGCCGAGGTCATTATCGCGAAGCAGCGTCATGGCCCGACAGGAACGGTCCAGATGGGCTTTCAGGGCGAATTTACCCGCTTTTTCGACCTTGCCGACGACAGCCACCTTCCGGAACGGATGGAATAG
- the purF gene encoding amidophosphoribosyltransferase — protein sequence MADAGLGQSAEADDHFHDECGVFGIFGRQDAAAIVTLGLHALQHRGQEAAGIVSFDGAQFHIERHVGLIGDTFTKQAVLDRLPGSRAIGHTRYATTGGAGMRNIQPFFAELSEGGFAVAHNGNLTNALTIQRTLQKQGSIFSSTSDTETILHLVATSKERGLNARFIDAVRQVEGAFSLVALSSKKMIGCRDPLGIRPLVLGDLDGAWILASETCALDIIGARFVRDIKPGEMVTITSKGVESEFPFEPVKSRFCIFEYVYFARPDSMVEGRNVYDVRKRIGAELAVESPVEADIVVPVPDSGTPAAIGFSQEAGIPFELGIIRNHYVGRTFIQPGDAIRHMGVRLKHNANRRMIEGKRVVLVDDSIVRGTTSQKIVQMVRDAGAKEVHMRIASPPTRSSCYYGVDTPEKAKLLASRMSIEEMAEFIRVDSLGFLSLEGLYRAVGEAGRHNEQPQFCDACFSTEYPTRLTDIEGSDNVRTLSLLAAGSQ from the coding sequence ATGGCTGATGCAGGCTTGGGCCAATCCGCCGAAGCGGACGATCATTTTCACGATGAATGCGGAGTGTTCGGCATCTTCGGTCGACAGGATGCCGCGGCAATTGTCACGCTTGGCCTGCATGCGCTCCAGCACCGGGGTCAGGAGGCGGCAGGTATCGTCTCGTTTGACGGTGCCCAGTTTCACATCGAGCGCCATGTTGGCCTGATCGGCGATACCTTCACCAAACAGGCTGTGCTGGACCGTCTGCCGGGCAGCCGCGCCATTGGCCACACGCGATATGCAACGACCGGCGGCGCGGGCATGCGAAACATCCAGCCCTTTTTTGCCGAACTGTCGGAAGGTGGCTTTGCGGTCGCGCACAATGGCAACCTCACCAACGCGCTCACCATCCAGCGCACGTTGCAAAAACAAGGGTCGATCTTTTCATCGACTTCCGACACCGAGACCATCCTGCATCTCGTTGCGACCAGCAAGGAACGCGGGCTGAATGCACGGTTCATCGATGCCGTGCGGCAGGTCGAGGGCGCATTTTCTCTCGTCGCCCTATCCTCGAAGAAAATGATCGGCTGTCGCGACCCGCTGGGCATCCGCCCGCTGGTGCTGGGTGATCTGGACGGCGCTTGGATCCTGGCATCCGAAACCTGCGCTCTCGATATTATCGGCGCGCGCTTCGTGCGCGACATCAAGCCGGGGGAAATGGTCACAATCACATCCAAGGGTGTCGAGAGCGAATTTCCGTTCGAGCCTGTCAAATCGCGCTTCTGCATCTTCGAATATGTCTACTTCGCACGCCCCGATTCCATGGTGGAAGGCCGCAACGTCTACGACGTGCGCAAGCGGATCGGCGCGGAACTTGCCGTCGAGAGCCCGGTGGAAGCCGACATCGTCGTTCCCGTACCCGATTCGGGCACGCCGGCGGCGATCGGCTTTTCACAAGAGGCCGGGATCCCATTCGAACTAGGCATTATCCGGAATCACTATGTGGGGCGCACCTTTATTCAGCCGGGAGATGCAATCCGCCATATGGGCGTCAGGCTGAAGCACAATGCCAACCGGCGCATGATCGAGGGCAAGCGCGTGGTTCTGGTCGATGATTCGATCGTGCGCGGCACCACCAGCCAGAAGATCGTTCAGATGGTGCGCGACGCCGGAGCGAAGGAAGTGCACATGCGGATCGCTTCGCCGCCCACGCGCTCCTCGTGCTATTATGGTGTCGATACGCCGGAGAAGGCCAAACTGCTCGCCTCGCGCATGTCGATTGAGGAGATGGCGGAGTTCATTCGTGTCGATTCGCTCGGTTTCCTTTCCCTGGAAGGACTATACCGGGCCGTAGGCGAGGCGGGTCGTCACAACGAGCAGCCCCAATTCTGCGACGCGTGTTTCTCTACGGAATATCCGACGCGGCTGACGGACATAGAAGGTTCCGACAATGTCCGTACCCTTTCCCTGCTTGCCGCCGGGAGCCAGTAA
- a CDS encoding LTA synthase family protein — protein MRDSLRSLGASILLSAALVFLIELVARGDVASTVQFFFQPFKPGWTTIIVFTLVLTLLDAIFGRRHIGILILAPFTLLLAFIGHQKAHYLGDPLYPTDFLYARQIMELMPLLVRERPWLAVGMVVVGIAAIAALFSVWRHWHRNGPRISHKSRVWRVAVAVPALAFFVSIMDYATFSWTRDRLQIIPIMWDQKENYASNGFALAFAMNVPMAKVNAPHGYSQKAMAAINPPANAPVALPQQRPDIIIVMSESFWDPTRLPGVSFSPDPIPNVRNAHSGHVFSPEFGGMTANVEFEALTGFSNAFLPYGSIPYQQYVRKAVPSLASFFRSEGYETMAMHPFEGWFWNRKAVYDAFGFDRFYSIENLPPMKARGPLISDESLTDEIIRHADQADRPFFYFAVSLQSHGPYEPYRYPDPVIKVEASTTETTRQSILSYAEGAHDADKELKRLMDWAQNRDRPTVIAFFGDHLPPLNLGYVETKFLKEPVPDRREPPDALALHRETPLVVWSNKDGPIRDIGTISPAFLPFYVLKTAGISHPYYTGFLGELNSKYHVVERHLLLGANGEPTPDWSRAKDVDPSINDFRLLQYDAMFGNAYRTEAFFPKTPRPDGV, from the coding sequence ACGACGATCATCGTCTTTACCCTTGTGCTCACGCTGCTTGACGCAATCTTCGGGCGGCGGCACATTGGCATCCTTATCCTTGCGCCTTTCACGCTCCTCCTTGCCTTCATCGGTCACCAGAAGGCGCATTATCTGGGCGACCCGCTCTATCCGACTGACTTCCTCTATGCCCGGCAGATCATGGAGCTTATGCCTCTCCTGGTCAGGGAACGGCCATGGCTGGCCGTTGGCATGGTGGTTGTTGGCATCGCCGCAATCGCCGCCCTCTTTTCTGTATGGCGACACTGGCATCGCAACGGTCCCCGGATAAGCCACAAGAGCCGCGTGTGGCGCGTGGCGGTTGCCGTGCCCGCACTTGCATTTTTCGTATCCATTATGGACTACGCGACCTTCTCCTGGACGCGCGACCGGCTGCAGATCATTCCCATCATGTGGGACCAGAAGGAAAACTACGCATCGAACGGATTTGCGCTGGCTTTTGCAATGAACGTGCCGATGGCGAAGGTCAACGCACCGCACGGCTACAGTCAGAAAGCGATGGCGGCGATCAATCCTCCGGCGAACGCGCCTGTCGCGCTGCCGCAGCAGAGGCCGGACATCATCATAGTCATGAGCGAATCGTTCTGGGACCCCACGCGGCTGCCCGGAGTGTCCTTCAGCCCCGATCCCATTCCGAATGTTCGCAATGCACATTCGGGCCATGTCTTTTCGCCTGAGTTCGGCGGCATGACCGCCAATGTCGAGTTTGAGGCGCTGACCGGCTTTTCAAACGCGTTCCTGCCCTATGGAAGCATTCCCTACCAGCAATATGTGCGCAAAGCCGTCCCCTCGCTCGCCAGCTTCTTCCGGTCAGAGGGCTATGAAACAATGGCCATGCACCCCTTTGAGGGGTGGTTCTGGAACCGAAAGGCCGTCTACGATGCCTTCGGCTTCGATCGCTTCTATTCAATAGAAAATCTGCCGCCCATGAAGGCGCGAGGACCGCTCATATCCGACGAATCCTTGACTGACGAGATCATTCGGCATGCGGACCAGGCGGATCGACCTTTCTTCTATTTCGCCGTCAGCCTGCAAAGTCACGGACCCTACGAGCCGTATCGGTATCCCGATCCAGTCATCAAAGTTGAGGCATCCACGACCGAAACCACCCGCCAATCGATACTCTCCTACGCCGAAGGCGCGCATGATGCCGATAAGGAATTGAAGCGGCTGATGGATTGGGCGCAGAACCGTGACCGGCCCACCGTCATCGCCTTTTTCGGCGATCACCTGCCGCCGCTGAATCTCGGCTATGTGGAAACGAAATTCCTCAAGGAGCCGGTGCCGGATCGCCGTGAACCGCCGGACGCGCTCGCCCTCCACCGCGAAACGCCACTCGTGGTGTGGTCAAACAAGGATGGACCGATACGGGATATCGGGACCATCAGCCCCGCATTCCTGCCTTTCTATGTGCTGAAGACCGCCGGCATCAGCCACCCCTACTACACCGGCTTTCTCGGAGAACTGAACAGCAAGTATCATGTCGTGGAGCGACATCTGCTGTTGGGGGCCAATGGAGAGCCGACACCGGATTGGTCAAGGGCCAAGGATGTCGACCCGAGCATCAATGATTTTCGGCTACTTCAGTATGACGCCATGTTTGGCAATGCCTACCGAACGGAAGCCTTCTTCCCCAAGACCCCGCGACCTGACGGGGTATAG
- a CDS encoding SDR family NAD(P)-dependent oxidoreductase, with the protein MSTPDLTGRIALVTGASRGIGYHIARQMAAAGAHVIAVARTVGGLEDLDDEIKQEHARTGKGEATLVPLDLSDMQGIDRLGAAINDRWGRLDVLVANAGVLGTISPIGHVEAKVFEKVMNINVTSTWRLIRSVDPLLRKSDAGRAILLSSGAAHSARAFWAPYAASKAAIEAMARSWADEARTFALRVNCVDPGRTRTAMRAQAAPGEDPMTLPHPSEIATRILFLADPSLERAGEIYQAQPDRWVRHQMPS; encoded by the coding sequence ATGAGCACGCCTGACCTTACCGGCCGCATCGCGCTCGTCACCGGCGCGTCGCGTGGCATTGGCTATCACATCGCAAGGCAGATGGCGGCGGCAGGCGCCCATGTCATAGCCGTCGCGCGCACCGTCGGTGGGCTGGAAGACCTTGATGATGAGATCAAGCAGGAGCACGCTCGCACCGGCAAGGGCGAAGCGACGCTGGTTCCGCTCGACCTTTCGGACATGCAGGGTATCGACCGCCTCGGCGCTGCGATAAATGACCGCTGGGGCAGGCTCGATGTCCTCGTAGCAAATGCGGGTGTTCTCGGTACGATTTCGCCAATCGGACATGTCGAGGCCAAGGTGTTTGAGAAGGTGATGAACATCAACGTCACCTCTACGTGGCGGCTGATTCGGTCTGTCGATCCGCTTCTTCGCAAGTCGGACGCTGGCCGCGCTATCCTTCTGTCGTCGGGCGCGGCGCATTCGGCACGCGCCTTCTGGGCTCCCTACGCTGCTTCCAAGGCGGCAATCGAGGCGATGGCGCGCTCCTGGGCCGACGAGGCCAGGACATTTGCACTCAGGGTGAATTGCGTCGATCCGGGCCGCACACGCACCGCGATGCGGGCGCAGGCTGCTCCCGGCGAAGACCCCATGACCCTGCCGCATCCATCTGAAATCGCTACGCGTATCCTGTTTCTGGCCGACCCGTCCCTTGAGCGCGCCGGGGAAATCTATCAGGCGCAGCCTGACCGCTGGGTGCGTCACCAAATGCCTTCCTGA
- a CDS encoding YnfA family protein yields MSFLIYAAAALAEIAGCFAVWKWWKLGHSALWLIPGAASLIAFAWLLALVDSNAAGRAYAAYGGVYIAASLAWLWFVEGVRPDRWDVTGAAICLMGAGVILLGPRGV; encoded by the coding sequence ATGAGCTTCCTGATCTATGCTGCGGCGGCGTTGGCGGAAATTGCCGGATGTTTCGCGGTCTGGAAATGGTGGAAGCTCGGGCATTCCGCGCTTTGGCTCATACCCGGAGCGGCATCGCTCATCGCCTTTGCGTGGTTGCTGGCGTTGGTTGACAGCAACGCGGCGGGGCGCGCCTATGCGGCCTATGGCGGCGTCTACATCGCCGCATCGCTTGCATGGCTCTGGTTCGTTGAAGGTGTCCGCCCGGATCGCTGGGATGTGACCGGCGCAGCCATCTGCCTGATGGGTGCGGGCGTCATCCTGCTTGGGCCTCGTGGAGTTTGA